From a single Candidatus Eisenbacteria bacterium genomic region:
- a CDS encoding DegT/DnrJ/EryC1/StrS family aminotransferase, which produces MSIPFVDLKAQYETIRDEIAGAIQEILDTTRFIGGPPVANFEKDFAEYVGARHCVGASSGTSALHLALIAADVGPGDEVITVPNTFIATTEAITQAGATIRFVDVDPATYNMDPNRLEDAITGKTRAVMPVHLYGQPADMGPILEIAERRGLVVIGDAAQAHGALYKGRKIGSLGRAVCYSFYPGKNLGAYGDGGALVTDDDELARRARQLMDHGRSDKYNHEVEGYNYRLDAMQAAILHVKLRHLEGWLESRRRAADTYRRLLADLPLQLPREAEGVRHVYHLFIVLHEERDRLRERLGSKGIATGIHYPIPLHLLKAYERLGLGPGSFPIAERAAAQGFTLPMYAELTDEMIEETAQALREALA; this is translated from the coding sequence ATGTCCATTCCCTTCGTCGATCTGAAGGCGCAATACGAGACCATCCGCGACGAGATCGCCGGAGCGATCCAGGAAATCCTGGACACGACCCGCTTCATCGGCGGCCCTCCGGTGGCGAATTTCGAGAAGGACTTCGCCGAGTACGTCGGCGCCCGTCACTGCGTCGGCGCCAGTTCGGGCACCTCGGCGCTCCACCTCGCCCTGATCGCCGCGGACGTGGGACCCGGCGACGAGGTGATCACCGTGCCGAACACCTTCATCGCCACCACCGAGGCGATCACCCAAGCCGGGGCGACGATTCGCTTCGTCGACGTGGACCCGGCCACCTACAACATGGACCCGAACCGCCTCGAGGACGCGATCACCGGCAAAACCCGCGCCGTGATGCCCGTCCACCTATACGGTCAGCCGGCGGACATGGGTCCGATCCTGGAGATCGCCGAGCGGCGCGGCCTGGTCGTGATCGGAGACGCCGCCCAAGCCCACGGCGCGCTCTATAAAGGGCGAAAGATCGGATCCCTGGGGCGTGCGGTCTGCTACAGCTTCTACCCCGGAAAGAACCTGGGCGCCTACGGCGACGGCGGGGCGTTGGTGACCGACGACGACGAACTCGCCCGCCGGGCGCGGCAATTGATGGACCACGGGCGCTCGGACAAGTACAATCACGAGGTCGAAGGGTACAACTACCGTCTCGACGCGATGCAGGCCGCCATCCTGCACGTCAAGCTCCGGCATCTGGAGGGGTGGCTCGAATCGCGCCGGCGCGCCGCGGACACCTATCGGCGGTTACTCGCCGACCTGCCCCTGCAACTCCCCCGCGAAGCGGAGGGCGTCCGTCACGTGTATCACCTTTTCATCGTCCTGCACGAGGAGCGGGACCGCCTGCGGGAGCGTCTGGGATCGAAGGGAATCGCCACCGGAATCCACTACCCGATCCCGCTGCACCTCCTGAAGGCTTACGAACGGCTCGGCCTCGGGCCGGGTTCCTTCCCGATCGCCGAGCGGGCGGCGGCGCAGGGGTTCACTCTGCCCATGTACGCGGAGCTGACCGACGAGATGATCGAAGAGACGGCGCAGGCGCTCCGGGAAGCGCTCGCCTAG
- a CDS encoding Gfo/Idh/MocA family oxidoreductase — protein MHRIAVIGAGYWGPNFVRIFSQLPNSEVAYVCDKRAERLAQMKLLYPLVNTTSRLEDVLEDDGVDGVVVATPVATHHNVAKQVLEAGKHVLVEKPLCLSTNDADDLIATSKKSGTVLMVGHTFLFTAAVNKVKDLLRDGELGDIHYIASNRLNLGIFQEDMNVIWDLAPHDISILHYVLERDPIEVSAHGQSFIRKPIEDVAFVTLRFPGDVVAHLHVSWLDPCKIRRTTFVGSKKMVVYDDIETLEKIRIYDKGVDVQPHYDTFGEFHLAYRFGDIFTPKLVDQEPLKAEAKHFLDGIDQGKVTRGTAAEGRLVVRVLEAASESLEKNGAFIPLA, from the coding sequence ATGCACAGAATCGCCGTCATCGGTGCCGGATACTGGGGCCCCAACTTCGTACGCATCTTCTCGCAGCTGCCCAACTCGGAGGTCGCTTACGTCTGCGACAAGCGCGCCGAGCGACTCGCTCAGATGAAGCTGCTCTACCCGCTGGTGAACACCACCTCCCGCCTGGAAGACGTGCTGGAAGACGACGGCGTGGACGGCGTGGTCGTGGCCACCCCCGTCGCCACGCACCACAACGTGGCCAAGCAAGTGCTCGAGGCGGGGAAACACGTTCTGGTGGAGAAGCCGCTCTGCCTCTCCACCAATGACGCGGACGATCTGATCGCCACGTCGAAGAAGAGCGGCACCGTGCTCATGGTGGGCCACACCTTCCTCTTCACGGCGGCGGTGAACAAGGTCAAGGATCTTCTCCGGGACGGCGAGCTGGGGGACATCCACTACATCGCCTCGAACCGGCTCAACCTGGGCATCTTCCAGGAAGACATGAACGTCATCTGGGACCTGGCGCCCCACGACATCTCGATTCTTCACTATGTCCTCGAGAGGGATCCGATCGAGGTGAGCGCCCACGGGCAATCCTTCATTCGCAAACCGATTGAGGACGTGGCCTTCGTCACGCTCCGTTTTCCCGGCGACGTGGTGGCCCATCTGCACGTCAGCTGGCTCGACCCGTGCAAGATTCGGAGGACCACCTTCGTGGGGAGCAAGAAGATGGTGGTCTACGACGACATCGAGACCCTCGAGAAAATTCGTATTTACGACAAAGGCGTCGACGTCCAACCCCACTACGACACCTTCGGGGAGTTTCATCTCGCCTACCGCTTCGGCGATATCTTTACGCCCAAGCTGGTGGACCAAGAACCGCTCAAGGCGGAGGCGAAGCACTTCCTCGACGGGATCGATCAGGGGAAGGTGACCCGGGGCACCGCCGCGGAGGGGCGGTTGGTGGTCCGCGTCCTCGAGGCGGCATCGGAGTCGCTCGAGAAGAACGGCGCGTTCATCCCCCTGGCCTGA
- a CDS encoding sugar transferase: protein METEQTRTSERRREARNRTLLLVVVDGAVIFASFLAAYWFRLQSGIFISNIPMQTFHIIGALAVCALWIVIFGAHGLYRREVYLSVFDQMIGIFNSVNVGVLIILATAFVTKQNYFLERRLILALAWALVILLMITVRVFVIRTALLRNLQRDPFRVRIAVVGAGESGHQFVRLVRHTMAQSYEIVGFVDDDPEKQGRVLETLPVLGTVADLDRIVTEHRVELIFVAVQTLHEEPMIDLISRCMRAGVPVKMISDQFRMFAADTKIEKVGGIPTLGVKENPLRGPAYFLKRLADLATAVVLIVLLLPFFGMIAMLIKSFSRGPVLFRQERAGQNGVPFAFYKFRTMRVDSDDSIHREYATNFIAGKEMDLKDETQGDRPVYKMTKDPRVTPIGAILRKTSLDELPQLYNVLRGEMSLVGPRPPIMYELKYYKEWHKRRLEAKPGLTGLWQVSGRSEVPFNEMVLLDLYYIDHWSLKMDMEILARTIPVILFGKGGY, encoded by the coding sequence ATGGAGACGGAGCAAACCCGAACGTCGGAACGGAGGAGGGAGGCGCGGAATCGCACCCTCCTCCTGGTGGTCGTGGACGGAGCGGTGATCTTCGCCAGCTTCCTCGCCGCCTATTGGTTCCGTCTCCAGTCCGGGATCTTCATCTCCAACATTCCGATGCAGACCTTCCACATCATCGGGGCGCTGGCGGTCTGCGCGCTCTGGATCGTCATCTTCGGCGCACACGGCCTCTACCGCCGGGAGGTCTATCTCTCCGTCTTCGACCAGATGATCGGGATCTTCAACAGCGTGAACGTGGGGGTCCTGATCATCCTGGCCACCGCTTTCGTGACGAAGCAGAACTACTTCCTCGAGAGGCGCCTCATTCTGGCCCTCGCGTGGGCGCTCGTCATACTCTTGATGATCACGGTCCGCGTCTTCGTCATCCGGACGGCGCTGCTCCGCAACCTGCAACGGGACCCCTTCCGCGTGCGGATCGCGGTGGTCGGCGCCGGGGAATCGGGCCACCAGTTCGTGCGCCTGGTCCGGCACACCATGGCCCAGTCCTACGAGATCGTCGGTTTCGTCGACGACGACCCGGAGAAGCAGGGGCGCGTTCTCGAAACACTTCCCGTCCTGGGAACCGTGGCCGACCTGGACCGGATCGTGACCGAACACCGTGTGGAGCTGATCTTCGTGGCGGTGCAGACCCTCCACGAGGAGCCGATGATCGACCTGATCTCCCGCTGCATGCGCGCCGGCGTGCCGGTGAAGATGATCTCCGACCAGTTCCGCATGTTCGCCGCGGACACCAAGATCGAGAAGGTGGGGGGGATCCCCACGCTCGGCGTGAAGGAGAACCCGCTCCGGGGACCGGCGTACTTCCTGAAACGGCTCGCCGACCTCGCGACGGCGGTGGTGCTCATCGTGCTGCTCCTTCCGTTTTTCGGGATGATCGCGATGCTGATCAAATCCTTCTCACGCGGCCCCGTCCTCTTCCGGCAGGAGCGGGCCGGGCAGAACGGCGTGCCCTTCGCCTTCTACAAATTCCGCACCATGCGGGTCGATTCGGACGACAGCATTCACCGCGAGTACGCCACGAACTTCATCGCCGGCAAGGAAATGGACCTGAAGGACGAGACCCAGGGCGACCGACCTGTCTACAAAATGACAAAAGACCCGCGGGTGACTCCGATCGGTGCTATTCTCAGAAAGACGAGCCTGGACGAGTTGCCGCAGCTCTACAACGTGCTCCGCGGTGAAATGAGCTTGGTCGGGCCCAGGCCCCCGATCATGTATGAGCTGAAATACTATAAGGAGTGGCACAAGCGGCGTCTGGAGGCGAAGCCGGGGCTTACCGGACTTTGGCAGGTAAGCGGCCGCAGCGAAGTTCCTTTCAACGAGATGGTGCTGCTCGATCTGTACTACATCGACCATTGGTCCCTAAAGATGGACATGGAGATCCTGGCCCGGACGATCCCGGTCATCCTGTTCGGGAAAGGTGGCTACTGA